Genomic window (Magnolia sinica isolate HGM2019 chromosome 10, MsV1, whole genome shotgun sequence):
TgctaaccgcattcgaataaggctcatgagatatcctgcttttcctcatctgttttgggatatGTCCTGAGAAAAatttgaggagagacgcgtagggaatgcTCTCTCGATTTacctggtccatcacatccttAATTAATACCTACACATAAGGTATTcttcctgtgattaccaaagcctactcctctttcagtctcaacgccaagaaccatctttgcagccccccgatccttcatcctgaatgtcccacttaaccaagtcttcagtatattgatttCAAACATGTCATACTTGGCGatcaacatgtcatcaattcctaactcaccatgaaggaatcaaaccactgcctaggcgatatgtcgaaccacgacctcctgcaaagtcttttctcagcccctttaacttcgaaccgctctggttgctttatgtagatctgctcttctaattttcCTTACAAAACTGTAGACTCCACAtctatccttccagctcaagatcatatTTGCCAACCAATGCCAATCacagatctaatagacacctgttataccgtcggcacgaatatctctgagaaactgatcccttctctctgagcataacccttcactactaACCTCGCTCTATATCTATGTTGTattctcctgaagatccaccaGCATCTAACCGTTCtccggcccactagaagctccacctaCTCCCATATGTGGGTCTGGTACaaagaatccatcacatcgcccatagtcacctttcacttctcagcaccaggctcatcTAGAGCTatttgaatagaagatgaatcccctgtgatattggagtcgttcatgtacctcaccgatatcctgcgatcatgccgtatgattcttctcataggtggctgctccacctgctctgtatccatgtccgcacgtctcagccttcctgccctgtcTGCTCGTGTCATGCCCAACATGCTACACaagtgcagaggtggaatccactacaTCCACGGCAgttccacctgttgaagtgctcccgatcaacctgtacaagttaccgagtcattgcactttcatgattacccgtgcctccttagatactttaagagcaccatcaatacatgTGTACTTGCATCTTTTTGCCTCAagcacaccaagagaaatcagattctacttcaaatcaggaacgtgccgaacatcagtcaaggtacgctccaccccatcaaatagcttgatgtgcaccgtaccaatagtcacaacattacaggcaaagccattgcccataaacacctgtccaccatcgcactccctgtagctggcgaaccaactccgataaggagtcatgtgaaaagatgcccctgtgtctagcatccactcgtccttatgaTCAATGTATGGccgcctgatagtagacacagacaaaacatcaccatcacatctaatcgatccatctgatgtggcagcgttggcctccctgtacaaagcctcagaatcttctctcttcgatttagaattttcacaatccttcttcacatgtccttccttcccacaattccagcactttatctttcctttgcccctacccttggatttggatctagaacctgaagaacccgtaccttgttcagaattcctacccattgtaaacagtgcatcagaagatgtccctatgtcactgtttagctttctcatagccttcccttgaaggactgagataacgacatcgacacttagggttttattcgtgctgcacatagtgtcattgaatgactcatacgacgccggaagagaatttagcaacattgatgcttgttcttcatcttttatcacttcctccatatctagcaatttggaaaccaatttattaaagttgctgatgtgagcctccagatctccaccctctgccatcttgaagttataccaatGCCGCTTTAAAtttaggcgattttcagaggatttcttcgcataaacatcctctaacttcacccataacttagccgcagttttctccctcatgatgttgtagagaacctcatccatgaaacataaacggatcgataataaagccttcttatcaagagtattccaatcatcatcagtcatagtagacttccactcctcaagagcaccatcttcgccttgcttgattaaggaattaatcatcttgatcttccataacttaaaattatttttccctgagtatttctcaatatcatacctagtacttgccattattactaatcctgtagattcagatttgtgccccaacgattgttctgataccacttgttgggattttagcctacggaatcacacagatctagatctaggatagcaatacaatgatACTAAGCAcatacacaagagaacacacagatttaacgtggaaaacctttacgggaaaaaaaccacgacacaaagcgataaaattccactatgaaagcatcaattacaaaaagagagaacttacccgattcgaacaacctcgaatctcacccttgctacaccctttgatagccctaaaaccctctagaatacctttaggaattcttagaatactttagaatagccctaggaacccctatttagagtttaggaaactccacttacgcacttaGTCCGGAAAAGTctggaaaccgcttcaaatttccgTAGTCCACATAAGATTGGGAttcgaatctgtgtaacctcgactggttgagtcatcccctcgaccagtcaagtgtcCCGGACACCCAAATAAAtagcacgctggactttgagttgagtggtgttcgaccggtcgagtagaccctcgaccagtcgagccaacCTCTCAACCGATCGAGTAGCCCTAAGTATTGAAGACTTTTAAAAGTCTGACAACATTTGTCACCCTATGTTAGGCCAAGGGCTCAAAAATCAAGGGCTTGAAAATCATCTacatctatgattcaagtggaccacatgattggaaatagtgtacaggcaatgctcaccctccaaattatttccattagtgtggcccaattTAATCATGGATaggtatgatttttgggccacatgcCTAACTTTTTGTGTCaaatataatggttggagtggattttataatttattatgaTGGACCTaataaaaatcaagagtggatATCTCTCCcccaactgttttcattggtgtggcccaacaaaatcacaCGCTCTGGGCCTAATATGAGAAtaaatatctaatggttggagtgaatcttacctaaatatcatggtgagccccaagCAATGTCCCATACAATTCATTTTTCCCTAAATAATCTCTTCCCGGATGAACTACAACTTACCCACCACTGTCTACGTGAAATCTGCCTTTGACCATTAGATGGGCAATGCCAGTTTAGGCCTAGAGCCCAAACATGAGACTGCCTTGTaagatgtgggccacaccaaacaaaTCATTTGGGAGAGAGACGTTCACCCTTGATcatccttgatttttacaaggatAGTTGTGGTGATTTCTTGaaaccactccaaccattagatgtcacaccaaaatttaggcctaggGCCTAGAAATCAAACCTATCCGtaattcagatgggccataccaaggcAAACAGTTTGGAGGGCAATCATTGCCGTATATATTGTTTCCAATCATGCGATTCACCTAAATCACACCTAAATCACTGATAGGGGGCGATGTTCAGGCCCCTGGCCTAACATGAAGTGATGGACCCAGTGGttgagtagattttacataaacattacaatgggccccacccaagcAGCCTATCTAATTACTGGAACACCCAACCAACCAACACTTAAAAGAAATGTAAGGAAGGTAGCtttttggaaaaagaaaattgaaaaagacaCCAGAATGTAAATTCCTAATCAATTAGGTAGCTTCCTTgcaaaaatcctttaaaaaatacCATGAAGAAAGAAACTTCAGTTCATAAGCCCTCTGCTAAAAAAGTAGAgttaaagaaaataaatatctaTATATGATAGATATGTGTATAATATTGGGgccatttggatgggagtaaatggaggtaaatgggatgAATGGGGAGTAAATAGAAGTAAGTGAtatttgaggtgtgtttggataGGAGTAAATGCACAAGGATAAAATGAAATAGGAGTAAATGGGGTTGTAAATGAAATCTTCTCATGGAGGCTTTGGAAGTAAATgtgggtgaaatgcctttttgagctctCTTGAAGAGTTATATGAGTAAACAAGGCCGCTGCACACATGTCCGCCATACACATGATACATTGATGATACTCCGAAACAATCTAATTATCGGTTACATCACTAAAAAAAAACACCAATAGAATGATTCAAACTATCCAAAGGTTGCCCacctaaatggacggttaaaaaacatTAGCAAGTTGCTTGTCTGTGATCCTTAcgattgtggcccacccgaggctagaaaatttcctcatttttgacATGTACGTATTTCAatgagcttattacaatcattctattaagtatcacatatgtacactaatctAGTATATTAAATCCATTTGGTATATTACATTTGTTCCTGTGAATGTATTAAATTATTCCAATGCATTCTAATACCTCCTATTTACTGCCATCCAAAAAGAATATTTCGATTTCAAAAGCATTtcattctctctcattcaaacacAATTGAGTAAGCCATTCACTCTCTTGATTTAAATAAGATCAACATCTACTTCTAATAGAACACAAAATTTCAATGTGCATACTAGTAATGCACATGAGAGGTGCCAACGGCCGGACAGTATGAGGCCCAAGGCCCCATCTTAACATGAgcctgtgtatgaggcccaattccAAGCCTGAAGATCTATGAACAGGTCTAGCCCCAGACGCGGTGGAACATTGTTGTCTAGACACATGACCGACAATAGACCCGGCCACAGACCAAGCAAAATCAAAATGTTGAATAGGCCCACTAAAACATTTTGGAATTCGGGGCCCTCGCCTAGAAGGATGACCCAGAAGCAATCCGGAAAGTGGCCAATTTTCACAAATcccaagaaaataagaaattcaactagaaaaaaaataaaatccaaatctcttgcGGTCACTACCTTAAGCAGCAATGATCTCAAACGTCACTAGAAATCAAAGCAATTTGAAGGGACCAAAACGCGATATATGTATTACTAAAGCATCATAACTATATTTTCCAAATTTGACAGAGATGTTACATCTAGGTACCTGCTTTAGCTTGTGACTAACCTCCTTCGATCTGAAAACATATAACAAAAGCTCCAATCAATGTTGTATCATCAATGCGTGATGCGGTATGGAAAGTTGAATACTTCGAAGATCAAGGGAGGTTACTGTCTCTGCCAAATTTGATCCAACTCCAATGCTGTATATCCTTTGCACTATCATCTGCTAGCTTCGATCTAACTCCGACGCTGTATATCCTTCGCACTATAACGGATGTGTGTGAAAATGCGATGGACCCAAGAAGCTTCTTTATTGACTGAAGAATAACCACCACCTAAGAAGCCCAACATTCATAAAATCAAACTGCAAGCTCCAAGACTCCCACATATGAATTTACATAAAATAGGTGTAAACCATAATAAATAGCTGAGCTTTGCTAATCCCACATGAGGTTACAAGTCCGCTAACGCACACGCCACCACATATGTACCAGCATGGCAGACAGGTGCCCAAGAATCGGGTCAGTCCACTCGCCAGGTGGACCACAATTAACTGAATAATTGCTTGTTTGTGAAAAAATCGCCCGAAGTTTTCTAACCCTAGTTATAATATCAAGGCACATGAGTAGACCACCTTATATTTTATCAGTACATGAGtacacggtgaggcccacatgatgaacggcttggatatttAACACGTGCTGCCATGCTGGCATATTTGGTAGTGTGTCCATTAGCTGACTTGTAAATGCATGTGGTCTTAGAAAAGCTCATAGTGAAATAGTGAAATAGCCCAAATAGTTACGAGGAACTGTACTCCTGATAACTTAGTTCGGCTGGCTTCTATTCCTACTTCAAGATCGATGATTTTGATGatactcatgtacaactctacgtGCGGCTAGCACTTGGAATCGACACccaagccattcattaggtgggtcccaccatgtcgATAACCTAGCCCAAGATCAGGCTGGGAAACTCATTAGGCAGACCATCTCTATGCAGGATAAGACTGCACCTGATGAGTTGGTCAGCCTGAATTTCAGGCCAGATCATCTAGACTGCAGGATCCACATTACGCATAGATCAGATGTCCAACTCACAAGTGGCTGCACGGAGAGACAAGTGCATGTACCTAAGCTGCAAATCCTAACCTCCAAAACAACATGGACCTCATCAACAGCGCGGACTTTGAGGCAACCGAAACGAACTGCCGGAGTAGAGCATTTGATACACTGGTCTTATTCTCGCTGTCAGAATTATGCTCAATACAGAGCCCAAACCACAGACCCCGGCTAGAACAAGGAATGTGAGCCTAAAGCAATTGGGTCCAATGCACGAAGTACTCGAACCAAGTGTGAGACCTCCATTCTGCCTCTCCACTTCCTGATCATAAATGTAGCCTGCTAGCACACCCGAGAACAGCAGTGCTCCAAGCGGATTGCCTATTGACATGAAATTGTAAATTATACCAAAGTGCTTCAACCCGAAAAGTTCAGAGGCGGTTGGCACCATGGCAGAGAATTGGACACCATAGCAAATGCCGAGCAATGCAGTTGCAATGTAAAGGGTGCCATTAAGAAATGAAGCGAATAGAAGGTATACGACAATCATTATTATTTGTGTGTACGTCATCCAAATTGTCCGAGGAATATTCTTCGACCTGCAATATACATCATATGCTATGAtataaccaagaaaaaaaaaaggacatgcTTTGTGGCTTAGGGGCAGGCTGTAGTGGTACTGATACCACACTAAGTTATTGTGGTACCAGGCAGATGTGGGCCCCAGTGATGTATTcaagaaatccaacctgtccataagatGTGTCACCTCATAAAGCCTCTAGAGACCAAAAAACAGCCCAACCCAAATCTCGGATAGGCCACAGCACAGGGAACATATTGAGATGGAACGCCCACAGTTGattagtgtggggtccacctgttgtgtgtatATAATCAAGGTAGTTCCAACCTGTAATCCAGTCTGGCTGAAGGGTTAGGCCAAAATTCAGGCTGTTTTGTGAATCAGGTGGACCCCTGTGAAATTCAAGAGTGGGCTATTTGCTGCAACTGACTTGGTTACAGATTGGCTTAGTTTTTGGTCCTAAGTTTTTTGAGGTGACGCATCTGATAGAGGGGTTGGGGCATGTGAATGCATCAAGTAGGCGCACATCTGCCTGGTACCACTGTCAGCTAACAGTGGCACCAGGTCCCATTGGAGTGCGCCTTATGATAGGAAGATGGGAAAAGTGCTGGCTATTGCATCCATTGGATTTTGAATCATACCATCCACATTGTAGCAACATGTGAGTTGGTTTGGTCATCTTGCAGGCCTCACCATGTTTGTGGTGTGGCTTAAAAGTGGGCTGGTACTGTCAGTAGACGGGCCACATGTatgtgaaaatggatggtttTAAAAAATGACCATTGGACCACGTTTGTCACATGCATGTGACCCATCTAAGATGACGTGTTTTGGGGCCACAACACGTACATGGTGTAGCACTCCTGAATAGCATGGATTGCACACATATTACCATTGTATGGGTTGCACATAGCTATAGCAAGGATAAGGGAAGTTGTATTAACCTGACAAAGTATTCAGAAACCACACCCCCGCCAAGACGTCCGACAAAATTGCAAAAGCTGAAGAGAGACAAGAGCACAGTTGTGTCATTAATGCCTTCCGCGATTCCAATCTGGGCCAAGTTATTGAGAACAGTAACACCAGATCCGACCCCAAGAAAGTAGACCAGAAACAGGAGCCAGAAATCAGCCTTGATGAAAGCTTCAAAGAATTCAAAATCCTCCCCCCTCTTGGGTCTCCTCTTTTTCTTGACTGCACCCTCTCCTTCGGCTAGAAGCATGCTCACATCCGAAGCATCATCACCTTCCTGAAAATTTCCAAGATTTGGCGTTGACGAAGATGGATTTAGCAACGGCTCTGATTTGTCTGAATCGAGCTCGCCGGAAATCAGATGTTCTGCAGAAGTTGACTGGCTAAGTGCGCCTGTCTTTTTGCGGTTCAATGGGTATAGTGTCATCTTTAATGGTATTGCAAGTGGGGCCAGGAGCAAGAGAACCATTATACAAAAGAAAATGTAGGAAATAGTAGTACTCAAACCGAGAACATCATCAAGTATTGTAGTTGTGAGAAGATAGATGCCGAGAAAAATGCTGGCACCTtggatgaatagaaaataaacattgtcaGCCGAGTCTTCTTCTAAAACTGGGGTGCAAGGCCTAACAAAATACATCATCGCCAGACATAGGGCAGGAATCCCGAGGGCGAGAAATAGCAAAAGCTTAGAGGAGGAATTTTTAAGAACTCCAGAATAAATTTCTGTAAGCACAGCAGCACTGAGCCCAACATAGCCCTTAAGAATGCCAGCAACAGTGCCCCTACTTAGAGGGAAGTTCCTCATGTTAGTCACAAGCACACCCGTTCCGAGCCATGCACTGCTATTAGTAGCGATGCAGAGTGCAATCCATAACTGCCAAATCATAATAGCAACACATGTTAGACACCACAATGTTAATTGAATGGGCTTGACTACTATGTGCATCTCGCTGTTTCTCAAAATGGACGGGACATGATCATGGTATATGGAGCATATCCTTAAAATTACAATGGTAGGACAATTCTAAGTATACGACGATATGATTGTTGACTACCAAATGCAGGCTTAAAAAGAAAACAATCAGCGGTCAAAGACAACAGCTGATGCCAGATGGTTACGATTACTCGATAAGTGATACTTTTGGGTTATGTGCCATCCACAATCGGGtagttggatggtatggattgataTCTATGTATGTCAAGGTGTgcagtggatgagtcaccaccttTACAAAATGGTTCAAAATATGCATTGTCTAGCAGAAACTGAAATACTAAGATCGAGCAAAAAATGGTTGcaattagggctgtcaacagcTCATGTAAGGGTGGCAATGGTTTGGGTTGAGCATGAATCtgacccatttactaaatgggtgaAGAATTCTAGCCCGATTCTGACTCCCGAAGCCCATTGCCCTATGGCCCAAGACAAcacacttaaaattcatcaagcccaagccCACACAACCCAACCCACTTAATTTTCGGGCTCTACCGTCCAACACAACCCAACTCAGGTTTTAGAATGGAATATGGGATTAAGGGCATGCATAACCCGACCCAATTGGCTGTTGCatacatgtgtgcatgcataccaAAATCATACATCATATGTAAGTATCTATGCTTATCTTCATTGTTATGTTTCGGGTCCTTTGGGTTGGATTGAACAAACAACTGGCCCATCCCACCAATAACCTATATCATCAGGTCAGGTAGGGTTCAATCCAATCTCAATCCATTTACTTAAACAGACCACATTTTTAGCCTGATCCCAACCCACTGCCCATTTAGTTTGGCCCGAGCCTGCCCTAGAAGTGCATTGGGCCAGCTGACCGATGGGCCACCCTGAAACGTTGCCACACCTAAGCAAAGGCTTGGGCTGGATACTCGTGTACCATATCAGACCTGTAAGGGAATCAGGTTTGGGACCTATACGGTTTGTATACGGGTATCATATATGGGACGTGGATTGCATTCCAATGTCTCATCATGTCTAATGTCAACCACAAATTAGGATTTGGAATCAGGGACAGACACGAGTTCGAGTCTGATTCCAATCCAGCCCCCACAAGCaagccgttttttttttttttttttctggtttttatatagtatatataattaaataaaagataaaactaACATAATTTACCTTTGGGTAGCCAACCAGCACCCACGTTGATAGCCGACCAGAACTATTTCTAATAGGACCGAGCCTGACCCTATTATTAATCAAAACTATAATCTGGATCTATATCCAATTAAATTGGGGAGGATACTTCAGTTATCAACAGATCTGGGGTTACCCATTAACAGCCCTAGTTGATATTTACACATTCTTATGCAAGATTACCATGAGATGAGGGCAAACATCTAATTTTTATTGTTATAACAACTATACAAAATAAAGACATCCTTGACTAAATATGTAGAAATTTCAAATAGGTGATTATGAGACTGTACAAGTAGTGACATATGGATTGATGATATAGGCTGATGATTCAATGGCCATATCATCTCCCACATTGGAAGATCCTTGTCATCCAATTTGGCCTATAATTTCTGGGATCATATgggccattgatttttttttttcttaacagtGTTTGCATCTGAGGCCATTGATGTAAGGATTAGGATTGTCCCATCAAGGAGATTTTTAAGCCCATCACATCAATCGTTTGGATCAGTCAACAATGAAGTCCACTTACTGAAGGACTGAAGACACTACGGATATCCCGGAgctgaggatcatataattcatcCAGACTTATTGACATGTTTTACCAAGGATCATCACCTCAGCATCAATTACTATGAATCATACTCGTCCATCCTCAGATTGCCCGGAAGCACGAAGGGCGTTTGTTTCGCCAATTACCTAATGTAAAGAAAAAGCGTGACCATTGTGATTTTACCACAGcaaaaccaaacatgggaattgtCAGTCAAATGAAAATGTATTCATGAGACAAGTAAATGGAGCACTTTTTTCATGGCATAACTATGAAAATCTCGAATCCAAACAATAacattagtattttattttattttttatgatgatttgacattaaagtaATGTAGAAATgacatcattatgattttaccgcCGATAAACCAAACACGGGAATTGGTGATCAAGTATAGATGTTGTCAGGAGACgggtaaagtaatttgtaatcattgcacatttccCTTACATTACCGTGGTACTTggtgaaacaaacaggccctaaaactgTATTttataatacatgaaaacatgtatTCAATCACTGATTAAAATGGCCAGCATAAGCATATCCGAGTATTATTCCATTAAGGTCTAGGGAGTTAAATTCAAGTCTTAGAATGATTTCAAACATTAGAAAATCTTCAGTACACAAGAAGGTTCCATGATGTTTTCTTTTGGTAACTTCTCAAATCATATGAGATTCCTACCAAGCTAAAACAAGAATTGCAGTAGTGACTATGCAACTAAAGAGTAGCCACCATACAGATAAGAATCCATAAGCTTAATATGTTATTGTTGTCTTATGTACAGATACAGAAAACGATAAGTTGCCTTGTCTTTGTCCATTATGCATTTGGATGTACCTAAATTGCAAGTAGTTCAAATGTATTGACAGAATGGATGGCCATCCATATTGTTATGCATTCCGGGTGGTTGCAAATACAAAGACGGAAGAGGGTGGATGATGTTCTTCTGACATTTCCACCCGGAATTAACACGTGAGAACCACTAATATTGCTTTGGGGTAGGAATGTGAGGGTAACAGCACCTGCAATAAAGTGTTTCTGATTCTCACATAGCCCCAAAAACAAAATGGAATGAATTACAATCTGTTCTGCAAAAGAATACATATAACTTGCAATTTGGGGTGCATCCAAACCTAGTCTAAGCAAATACGAATAAGAAGATTTATACAGAAAGATTCAATTacagcttaaaaaaaaaaacattccatGGTTGATGTCTGTTTACAGAATAAGTAGtttcaattaacaaagctaaaacATGCCGATTGTAATTTCCTTGCTAAGCATCCATGATGAGGGtctgggctccaaattgcaattccaTTACATCGGGTTGCTATTAAAAGAAACTCGACTTCTACTCAAGCATTTTGCCTCAAACAACTTCTATGAATCATCATtagtttttctaatttcctcATTggtaagggtgcgtttggttgcaccaaatatcattaaatttcatgatattttgcatcaaattagactgattaatcatgaaatatcatgatattttgtgcaaccaaatgcaccttaAACTAAAGCCTTAAAGGTGAAGAAGGATATAATTTACCAATGTAATCATGTCACATTGATGGTATTTAACGCATCCACTGATGTCAAACTGTATTAAGGTTCCAGACCGTTTGAATGGTGGATAGCCAATGTGGATTGAGCATGGCTAAAAATGTCAAGGATCATTCAATCATATCCATCTAATCCATGAATATTTTCCTATTGAATATGTACcattaacaatttctcatttCAACTGATGGCCATTAACCAATCAGACAGGATCATTGCATCAGTATGATTCTTGAGCTACATCCAATCCATAGTAAGGTCCACAATGTAGACAGTCAGGATGGAActacatgcatgcatggtggaTATTTCAAACTGAGTGAGACCCCAGTAATCAGCAAGATTAAATAAATAACTcccaatgaaataaaaataagaaaacttacatTTTGCAGAAAACCCACAAAAcccaaaattcaaaaagaaaaaagaaaaaccaaccaAACCAAATTTACTAGAACACAATCTAATTCAATTCAGCTGgacatccaaacacatcctacACAAatcattcagaaaaaaaaaaatccaaccattACCAAAtctcaatccaaaaataaaaaataaaaaaatcctattaccaaaatcaaataaaaacatATCCTACCGATGAAATCCACAAATGGGTAGTAAGAAAACTCaacaagaagaaaaggaaaaccaATGAAAACACTCACCACCCAGTAAGGCAAGGACACCATCTGGCTGACAGAAAGCCACAAAAGGCCATACCCGAAGAAGCATGCGATTGTTCCGATTGACAAGATGGCCCATGGCGGGAAGCTGTTGCATGCGGTCCCCGGAAGTAGGCCGATGTTCTCGCCGATGTCATTAGCGACGCCGAGCATGGTCAGCTGCTGCTGGTTGAAGCCCAGAACAGATTTCAGAGAGTGAGAGTACAGAGGGAAGGTGTAGGCATTTCCAGCTGCTATTTGGACCCAAACAGCAGCTGCAAGGCCCACCCATGGTGGCCTACTCCCTGATTTTA
Coding sequences:
- the LOC131216862 gene encoding protein NUCLEAR FUSION DEFECTIVE 4-like; the protein is MPVLKSGSRPPWVGLAAAVWVQIAAGNAYTFPLYSHSLKSVLGFNQQQLTMLGVANDIGENIGLLPGTACNSFPPWAILSIGTIACFFGYGLLWLSVSQMVSLPYWVLWIALCIATNSSAWLGTGVLVTNMRNFPLSRGTVAGILKGYVGLSAAVLTEIYSGVLKNSSSKLLLFLALGIPALCLAMMYFVRPCTPVLEEDSADNVYFLFIQGASIFLGIYLLTTTILDDVLGLSTTISYIFFCIMVLLLLAPLAIPLKMTLYPLNRKKTGALSQSTSAEHLISGELDSDKSEPLLNPSSSTPNLGNFQEGDDASDVSMLLAEGEGAVKKKRRPKRGEDFEFFEAFIKADFWLLFLVYFLGVGSGVTVLNNLAQIGIAEGINDTTVLLSLFSFCNFVGRLGGGVVSEYFVRSKNIPRTIWMTYTQIIMIVVYLLFASFLNGTLYIATALLGICYGVQFSAMVPTASELFGLKHFGIIYNFMSIGNPLGALLFSGVLAGYIYDQEVERQNGGLTLGSSTSCIGPNCFRLTFLVLAGVCGLGSVLSIILTARIRPVYQMLYSGSSFRLPQSPRC